One Gordonia mangrovi genomic region harbors:
- a CDS encoding FAD-dependent monooxygenase, producing the protein MKLSRIAVLGGGPGGLYAARLLKLSHPDADVVVYEQGSPDTTFGFGVGLASRTQRNLREADPASLAAIVDVSHPHEMSMKVGDDVARLSHGELLAIARTTLLEVLQQHAADAGVRLEFGQRRAVGELDAELVVAADGVNSVTRTESAADFRPHISTGGGLYLWCGTDFALPSAIFTPVSTEHGTFVAHAYPYAADRSTFLIETDEDTWRNAGFDVSTEKTGAVDSDETSLRYLENAFAHTLGGHRLIGNRTRWMRFRTVTCEQWHSGNVVLIGDAAHTAHYSIGSGTKLAMEDAIALDRAVGEAATLGEALRAYEAARRPGVEYLQSIATRSELWWESFPYRADIPVDQLMIAYMTRAGKVGLDRFMASAPDIATRGLADFAGVAQARVPEDGLTDWVLARPLDRHGLSFPRRAAPESLRHEPGTEVLTVDLLSAWGDEADDVVARSTGAAVLWVTGSGNRDAVLTRLDLGERLRRETGAVVVVEAPAHAAGDLAAGLVSLRTDLVSITDAVGRDSESEVVRTAAV; encoded by the coding sequence ATGAAACTCAGTCGTATCGCCGTGCTCGGCGGCGGCCCAGGCGGCTTGTATGCGGCGCGCCTACTCAAACTCAGCCATCCCGATGCCGACGTCGTGGTCTATGAGCAAGGTTCGCCGGACACGACTTTCGGGTTCGGCGTCGGACTGGCATCGCGGACCCAACGCAACCTCCGCGAAGCAGATCCGGCGTCGCTGGCCGCCATCGTCGACGTGTCACATCCCCACGAGATGTCGATGAAGGTCGGGGACGACGTGGCCCGTCTGTCCCACGGTGAACTGCTGGCCATCGCGCGCACGACGCTCCTGGAGGTGCTGCAGCAGCACGCCGCCGACGCCGGCGTGCGGCTGGAGTTCGGACAGCGTCGCGCGGTCGGCGAACTCGACGCCGAACTCGTGGTCGCCGCCGATGGTGTCAACAGTGTCACCCGCACCGAGTCGGCGGCCGACTTCCGTCCGCACATCTCCACGGGTGGAGGCTTGTACCTCTGGTGCGGAACAGATTTCGCTCTCCCGAGCGCGATCTTCACTCCGGTGAGTACCGAGCACGGCACATTCGTCGCGCACGCCTACCCGTATGCCGCCGACCGCAGTACGTTTCTGATCGAGACCGATGAGGACACATGGCGCAACGCCGGTTTCGACGTCTCGACCGAGAAGACCGGGGCCGTCGATAGCGACGAGACGTCATTGCGATACCTGGAGAACGCATTCGCGCATACCCTGGGCGGACACCGGCTGATCGGCAACCGCACCCGGTGGATGCGGTTCCGAACGGTGACCTGCGAGCAGTGGCACAGCGGCAACGTGGTGCTGATCGGCGACGCCGCGCACACCGCCCACTACTCCATCGGTTCGGGTACCAAGCTGGCGATGGAGGATGCCATCGCGCTGGACCGGGCCGTGGGCGAGGCAGCAACGCTCGGGGAGGCGCTGCGCGCCTATGAGGCGGCTCGCCGACCCGGGGTGGAGTACCTCCAGTCGATCGCCACCCGCAGCGAGCTGTGGTGGGAATCGTTCCCGTACCGAGCCGACATCCCGGTCGACCAGTTGATGATCGCCTACATGACGCGGGCGGGAAAGGTCGGACTCGATCGGTTCATGGCGTCGGCGCCGGACATCGCCACCCGGGGTCTCGCCGACTTCGCCGGAGTGGCGCAGGCCCGGGTTCCGGAGGACGGTCTGACCGACTGGGTGCTGGCGCGTCCGCTGGACAGGCACGGGCTGAGCTTCCCGCGGCGGGCGGCACCGGAATCGCTGCGGCACGAACCCGGCACCGAGGTCCTCACCGTCGACCTGCTCTCCGCTTGGGGCGACGAGGCCGACGATGTCGTCGCGCGGTCGACCGGCGCAGCGGTGCTGTGGGTGACTGGCAGCGGGAATCGAGATGCGGTGCTCACCCGCCTCGACCTCGGAGAACGGCTGCGGCGGGAGACCGGCGCGGTGGTGGTCGTGGAGGCACCCGCACACGCGGCGGGTGATCTGGCCGCGGGTCTCGTGAGCTTGCGAACCGATCTGGTGAGCATCACGGACGCGGTCGGGCGCGACAGCGAGTCCGAGGTTGTGCGCACCGCGGCGGTCTGA
- a CDS encoding TetR/AcrR family transcriptional regulator, which translates to MTSPTPKDTSEDVPATAVKGGRSNSRRELVEREIMEQATRLFAEKGLASTTLQDIAEATGLTRPALYHYVANKDELFSRLVSELAEEPAVLLHEINQRTDLDAVGKVHEMAMSIALHQAQTLDRFRVLIRSEAELPAGVADTYRQSRRRVLKELVAVMEEGIGAGQFRPADPRVSALGIVGMLNWIAWWHHPGDAEADRTIARQLADMAVHSVLDPDAGSTEPGADRVIAQMRQGLDYLEKSVRGDGSSSPR; encoded by the coding sequence ATGACGAGCCCGACGCCGAAGGATACTTCCGAGGACGTCCCGGCCACCGCTGTCAAGGGTGGCCGCAGCAACTCGCGGCGAGAACTGGTCGAGCGCGAGATCATGGAGCAGGCCACGCGGCTGTTCGCCGAGAAGGGTCTGGCCAGCACCACGCTGCAGGACATCGCCGAGGCGACCGGCCTGACCCGGCCGGCGCTGTACCACTACGTCGCGAACAAGGACGAACTGTTCTCCCGGCTGGTCAGCGAACTCGCCGAGGAGCCGGCGGTGCTGCTGCACGAGATCAACCAGCGCACCGATCTCGACGCCGTGGGCAAGGTGCACGAGATGGCGATGTCGATCGCGTTGCACCAGGCGCAGACCTTGGATCGCTTCCGGGTGCTGATCCGCTCGGAGGCGGAGCTGCCTGCCGGGGTGGCCGATACCTACCGGCAGAGTCGGCGCCGGGTGCTCAAGGAACTGGTCGCCGTCATGGAGGAGGGGATAGGTGCGGGCCAGTTCCGGCCGGCCGATCCGCGGGTGTCGGCGCTCGGCATCGTCGGCATGCTCAACTGGATCGCCTGGTGGCACCATCCGGGCGACGCCGAGGCCGATCGCACCATCGCACGACAGCTGGCCGACATGGCCGTCCACTCGGTGCTCGACCCTGACGCCGGTAGCACCGAGCCCGGAGCGGATCGGGTGATCGCGCAGATGCGGCAGGGGTTGGACTATCTGGAGAAGTCGGTGCGAGGGGACGGGTCAAGCTCGCCGCGGTGA
- a CDS encoding (2,3-dihydroxybenzoyl)adenylate synthase — translation MIMTKPAGRARWGDRLVGYPAELVERYRRSGEWTYRTIADRLQDSVDRFADRPAVITDVASMTYRELGARTDQIAVGLLDRGLEPGDPVLFQTTNRMETVLAWYGSLKAGLVPVATLAAHRGHEIGHISRAVGATAHLVETGLPFDLIDFARHQAHRHPTLRTILSVGLGGAQDGVIPIETLGAEVAAEVARERVAAIQAGIDPLDVSAFQLSGGTTGVPKVIPRLHVEYWDNARLYAQRLRWTEDTRVAHLIPIIHNAGISCGLHAAHSVGACLILATADVTQAFPLMVRAEATDVLIGHGHYQAVASPAFDEVRPFLRTVILSGAKVSPELFDRVDDGDKHWAGQLFGMSEGLFTVSPHKSPASARMTTVGTPIAEADEIRILEPGTETEMPDGEVGELTCRGPYTIPGYFDAPEHNRTAFTSDGFYRTGDLASIVVLDGARYVSIEGRIKDLINRGGEKINAEEVEQLLVTHPKVQNAAVVAMPDPRLGERTCAYLVTVDAAELSMSDIRDHLDALGVAKFKWPERLEFVDAFPQTNVGKIDKKRLRADVVAKLVATP, via the coding sequence ATGATCATGACGAAGCCGGCCGGCCGAGCGCGATGGGGCGATCGGCTGGTCGGGTACCCCGCTGAACTCGTCGAGCGGTACCGGCGCAGCGGCGAGTGGACCTATCGGACCATCGCGGATCGACTGCAGGACAGTGTTGATCGGTTTGCCGATCGGCCTGCGGTCATCACCGACGTCGCGTCGATGACCTATCGCGAACTGGGTGCACGCACCGATCAGATCGCCGTGGGGTTGCTGGACCGGGGGCTGGAGCCCGGCGATCCGGTGCTGTTCCAGACGACCAATCGGATGGAGACGGTGCTGGCCTGGTACGGGTCTCTCAAAGCGGGTTTGGTACCGGTGGCGACGTTGGCGGCCCATCGTGGTCACGAGATCGGGCACATCTCCCGTGCTGTCGGCGCGACCGCCCATCTCGTGGAAACCGGACTGCCATTCGACCTGATCGACTTCGCCCGCCACCAGGCGCATCGACATCCGACGCTGCGCACGATTTTGTCTGTCGGCCTCGGCGGGGCGCAGGACGGGGTCATCCCGATCGAAACACTGGGCGCCGAGGTCGCGGCCGAGGTGGCTCGGGAGCGGGTCGCCGCGATCCAGGCGGGCATCGACCCGCTCGACGTGAGTGCTTTCCAACTGTCCGGCGGGACCACCGGCGTGCCGAAGGTGATCCCACGACTGCACGTCGAGTACTGGGACAACGCGCGACTGTATGCCCAACGGCTGCGCTGGACCGAGGACACTCGCGTCGCACACCTGATCCCGATCATCCACAACGCCGGAATCAGTTGCGGGCTGCACGCCGCGCATTCGGTCGGAGCGTGTCTGATTCTGGCGACTGCCGATGTCACTCAGGCCTTTCCGTTGATGGTGCGGGCGGAGGCCACTGACGTTCTCATCGGGCACGGCCACTATCAGGCCGTCGCGAGTCCGGCGTTCGACGAGGTGCGACCGTTCCTGCGCACCGTCATCCTGTCCGGCGCCAAGGTGAGCCCCGAGTTGTTCGATCGGGTCGATGACGGCGATAAACATTGGGCGGGTCAACTGTTCGGGATGTCGGAAGGTCTGTTCACCGTCTCCCCGCACAAGTCACCGGCGTCGGCCCGCATGACCACGGTCGGCACGCCGATCGCTGAGGCCGACGAGATCCGCATCCTCGAACCCGGCACTGAAACCGAGATGCCCGACGGGGAGGTCGGTGAGCTGACCTGCCGCGGGCCGTACACGATTCCGGGCTACTTCGATGCGCCCGAACACAATCGGACCGCATTCACCTCCGACGGCTTCTATCGGACCGGTGATCTGGCATCCATCGTCGTGCTCGACGGAGCCCGGTATGTCTCGATCGAAGGGCGCATCAAGGACCTGATCAACCGCGGCGGTGAGAAGATCAACGCCGAAGAGGTCGAACAGTTGCTCGTGACGCATCCGAAAGTGCAGAACGCAGCGGTCGTGGCCATGCCCGATCCGCGTCTCGGGGAACGGACCTGCGCCTATCTCGTGACGGTCGACGCCGCGGAGCTGTCGATGAGCGACATCCGCGATCATCTCGATGCCCTCGGCGTCGCCAAGTTCAAATGGCCGGAACGGTTGGAGTTCGTGGACGCGTTCCCGCAGACCAACGTGGGGAAGATCGACAAAAAGCGACTACGCGCCGATGTGGTGGCCAAGCTCGTCGCGACCCCCTGA
- a CDS encoding maleate cis-trans isomerase family protein, whose amino-acid sequence MGVHRIGLVVPSSNVTVETEMPALLSRHPVSAFSFHSTRMRMHQVSAEELAAMNAQRERCVMEIADASPDAILYACLVALMVGGPGEHQRVEGAVAEQLATGGSDAIIRSSAGALVEALRAMDAKRIAIVTPYMRPLAEKVVAYLEAEDFTVVDWRALEVADNAEVGCIPGDRVMDAARSLDLTDVDALVLSCCVQMPSLPLIDDAEREFGIPVLSAATAGAYSILRGLGLSASIDGAGSLLRADLASVPA is encoded by the coding sequence ATGGGTGTCCATCGCATCGGCCTTGTGGTGCCGAGTTCGAACGTCACCGTGGAGACCGAGATGCCGGCGCTGCTGAGCCGCCATCCGGTCTCCGCGTTCTCCTTCCACTCGACCCGGATGCGGATGCATCAGGTGTCGGCCGAGGAACTCGCGGCGATGAATGCGCAGCGCGAACGCTGCGTCATGGAGATCGCCGACGCGTCACCCGACGCGATCCTCTACGCGTGCCTGGTGGCGCTCATGGTCGGCGGCCCGGGTGAGCACCAGCGCGTCGAGGGCGCTGTCGCCGAACAACTGGCGACCGGTGGCTCCGACGCGATCATCCGCTCCAGCGCCGGTGCCCTGGTGGAGGCGTTGCGGGCGATGGATGCGAAGCGGATCGCCATCGTCACGCCGTATATGCGGCCACTCGCCGAGAAGGTCGTCGCCTATCTGGAGGCCGAGGACTTCACCGTCGTCGACTGGCGGGCCCTGGAGGTCGCCGACAACGCCGAGGTCGGCTGCATTCCCGGCGACCGGGTGATGGACGCGGCCCGATCGCTCGACCTCACCGACGTCGACGCACTGGTGCTGTCGTGCTGTGTGCAGATGCCGTCGCTCCCCCTGATCGACGACGCGGAACGCGAGTTCGGCATCCCGGTGCTGTCAGCGGCCACCGCCGGTGCCTACAGCATTCTGCGGGGCCTCGGCCTGTCCGCCTCGATCGACGGTGCCGGCAGTCTGCTGCGCGCCGACCTGGCGTCCGTGCCTGCCTGA
- a CDS encoding hydantoinase/oxoprolinase family protein, translating into MAYVIGVDVGGTFTDAVLDDGNGLVVAGKAPSTPPDYSEGVMDVLAVLAEQLGRPLDDMLADTHHIAHGTTSSLNALVMNKVPDVGFLTTKGHRDSIYIMNVEGRYLGRSPEQLQNVMAQSKSHGLVDKRHALEVTERVDRDGRVIVTLDEDEVRVAVRALLAQGISAIAVSLLWSFRNPSHEQRIRDIVHEIDPTVFVSLSSEVSPRIREFARNATTIMSTQIGPGLRDYLGELEGRLREHKLAGPLLVMQSNGGAVAASEAPANAISTVGSVLTGGVVGSVSLGRQLGHDNIIATDAGGTTFLVGLVVDGEPVRSSTTIINHHPINVPTLEVHAIGAGGGAIAWLDAGGNLQIGPHSAQAVPGPACYGQGGTEPTNTDANLVLGILPERGLLGGRKALDITKAREAIRTRIAEPLGLSVEDAAAAIYAVQNAQTGDLLRKTVVEAGHDPRNFIVYAFGGSGPAHCGLYAQEIGASRVVVPLGQVASAFSAYGLASSDIVLAKELSDPAAMPLDPARVEQNFKMLEEQVRNQLDRQGLHFASIVMEREIDMRYTMQLAEVATPLPDGSLTSTEIAGAAEAFEKKYADLYGKDSGFREAGIQAITYRVRGTGVLPFSPELPELAVADSADPSDAHVGMRKVCLDGRRGFVDTDIYDYAGLRAGHVITGPAVIEVPTTTVVIPHDTTGEIDRLGNLTITVDQA; encoded by the coding sequence ATGGCATACGTGATCGGAGTGGACGTCGGTGGCACGTTCACCGATGCCGTCCTCGACGACGGGAACGGCCTGGTGGTCGCCGGCAAGGCGCCCTCGACACCCCCCGACTATTCCGAAGGCGTGATGGACGTCCTCGCGGTGCTCGCCGAGCAACTCGGGCGGCCCCTCGACGATATGCTCGCCGACACCCATCACATCGCGCACGGCACCACGTCATCGCTCAACGCGTTGGTGATGAACAAGGTCCCCGACGTCGGCTTCCTCACCACCAAAGGCCACCGCGACTCGATCTACATCATGAACGTGGAGGGTCGCTACCTCGGTCGGTCGCCCGAACAGTTGCAGAACGTGATGGCGCAGAGCAAGTCCCACGGACTGGTGGACAAACGTCATGCGCTCGAGGTGACCGAGCGGGTGGACCGCGACGGTCGGGTCATCGTGACCCTCGACGAGGACGAGGTGCGTGTGGCAGTGCGAGCACTGCTCGCCCAGGGCATCAGCGCCATCGCGGTGTCGCTGCTGTGGTCGTTCCGCAATCCCTCCCATGAGCAGCGCATCCGCGACATCGTGCACGAGATCGACCCGACGGTGTTCGTCTCACTGTCCAGCGAGGTCAGCCCACGCATCCGGGAGTTCGCGCGTAACGCGACCACCATCATGAGCACCCAGATCGGGCCGGGTCTGCGCGACTACCTCGGCGAACTCGAGGGTCGACTCCGCGAACACAAGCTGGCCGGTCCGCTGTTGGTGATGCAGAGCAACGGTGGTGCGGTCGCCGCGTCGGAGGCGCCGGCCAACGCGATCTCGACGGTCGGCTCGGTGCTGACCGGCGGTGTCGTCGGTTCGGTGTCCTTGGGTCGTCAGCTCGGACACGACAACATCATCGCGACCGACGCCGGCGGCACGACGTTCCTCGTCGGCCTGGTCGTCGATGGCGAGCCGGTGCGGTCGTCGACGACGATCATCAATCACCATCCGATCAATGTGCCCACGCTCGAAGTCCATGCGATCGGCGCGGGTGGCGGTGCGATCGCCTGGCTCGACGCCGGCGGCAACCTGCAGATCGGCCCGCACAGTGCGCAAGCCGTCCCCGGTCCCGCCTGCTATGGCCAGGGCGGCACCGAGCCGACCAACACCGACGCCAACCTGGTGCTGGGTATCCTGCCCGAACGCGGCTTGCTCGGCGGACGTAAGGCGCTCGACATCACCAAGGCACGCGAGGCCATCCGGACCCGCATCGCGGAACCACTCGGCCTGTCCGTCGAGGACGCCGCTGCCGCCATCTACGCGGTGCAGAACGCCCAGACCGGCGACCTGCTGCGCAAGACCGTCGTCGAAGCCGGCCACGATCCGCGGAACTTCATCGTCTACGCCTTCGGCGGTTCCGGGCCCGCGCACTGCGGCCTCTATGCCCAGGAGATCGGGGCATCGCGGGTCGTCGTCCCGCTCGGCCAGGTCGCCTCGGCGTTCTCCGCCTACGGCCTGGCATCGTCGGACATCGTTCTCGCCAAGGAACTCTCGGACCCCGCCGCGATGCCGCTCGACCCGGCCCGGGTGGAGCAGAACTTCAAGATGCTCGAGGAACAGGTCCGAAACCAGCTCGACCGGCAGGGCCTGCACTTCGCGTCGATCGTGATGGAACGCGAGATCGACATGCGTTACACCATGCAATTGGCCGAGGTCGCCACGCCGCTGCCCGACGGATCGCTCACCTCGACGGAGATCGCCGGTGCGGCCGAGGCATTCGAGAAGAAGTATGCGGACCTGTATGGCAAGGACAGCGGGTTCCGCGAAGCCGGTATCCAGGCCATCACCTACCGAGTCCGTGGCACCGGCGTCCTGCCTTTCTCTCCTGAACTGCCAGAACTCGCTGTCGCCGACTCCGCCGACCCGAGCGACGCGCACGTCGGGATGCGCAAGGTCTGCCTCGACGGCCGCCGCGGATTCGTCGACACCGACATCTACGACTACGCGGGCCTGCGCGCCGGTCACGTCATCACCGGGCCCGCCGTCATCGAGGTGCCGACCACCACGGTGGTGATCCCGCACGACACCACCGGCGAGATCGACCGCCTCGGCAACCTCACCATCACCGTCGACCAGGCATAA
- a CDS encoding hydantoinase B/oxoprolinase family protein: protein MTAPIPGSEVFSSRPTDLDALARSLPPSLPVHTVTQEQIDAVDPLTYEVIRHRLWSVTDEMGEALKRMSGSPIVTDANDFDFAVSDEIGQEVQVGLYNTMLVGAVDLAIYWTLQNRSTNPGITEGDMFLCNDPWVGGGLHQSDVIVYQPVFYDGKLFGWTSAICHEPDLGGSGLGSFDPAAKDVFSESLPTPPIKVVRDFELQRDVADVWVRRSRVPMLVGLDLRAKIGANSVGRDRLLAVIEQYGADTVKAVMKRMMADAESRLRAKLTDLPDGTWHATGYQDQAQTGDRAVHKITVAMTKQADHLSFDFTGTDPQTGVINCTYAGMRGGVMLALLPILAGDIPWSAGGLMRCFDLIAEEGTINNATFPAAVSRGPIGPAWLTGNLIAECLAQMLDRHLELGKNVQASCCGTWDTAVVAGLDERGEQPVPFLNIMMEPMAGGYGARPVADGMDTGGLFCIPMGRIPDTEMTEFLYPLLTLWRREEPDSGGPGRHRGGVSASLAVTPYGTSLPMGLVFASAGKAVAQNSGLAGGLPGNTGLEILARGSGVQELLAQGTIPGTLDDLSGDKELGPCYAESYLAPGEVLYMHWQGGGGYGDPLRREPEAVADDVRNGKVTATGALENYGVVVDGGQVDEAGTEKKRNELREVRRDRSDIPQSQEATLDLSRARRLDDNLVEATIGESRVVGCAHCGRLLGDSKSGRLDLARYDGPSSDAGPQVTSDPGEYVDTEVVFRQQCCPGCWTAIYSGIVPVDHPDRVAELTQLLPAVAGR, encoded by the coding sequence ATGACCGCACCCATTCCCGGCTCGGAGGTCTTCTCCAGCCGCCCGACAGACCTCGACGCGCTGGCCCGCTCACTGCCGCCGTCGCTGCCCGTCCACACCGTGACCCAGGAGCAGATCGACGCCGTCGACCCGCTCACCTACGAGGTGATCCGCCACCGCCTGTGGTCGGTGACCGACGAGATGGGCGAAGCACTCAAGCGGATGTCGGGATCACCTATCGTCACCGACGCCAACGATTTCGACTTCGCCGTCAGCGACGAGATCGGTCAGGAGGTCCAGGTGGGCCTCTACAACACGATGCTCGTCGGCGCCGTCGACCTCGCCATCTACTGGACGCTGCAGAATCGGTCGACCAACCCCGGCATCACCGAGGGCGACATGTTCCTCTGCAACGATCCGTGGGTCGGCGGTGGCCTGCACCAGAGCGACGTCATCGTCTACCAGCCGGTGTTCTACGACGGCAAGCTGTTCGGCTGGACCAGCGCCATCTGCCACGAACCCGACCTCGGCGGCTCCGGGCTCGGATCGTTCGACCCTGCCGCCAAAGATGTCTTCTCCGAGTCGCTTCCGACGCCGCCGATCAAGGTGGTGCGAGACTTCGAGTTACAGCGCGACGTCGCCGACGTGTGGGTCCGGCGGTCGCGCGTCCCGATGCTCGTCGGTCTCGACCTGCGCGCCAAGATCGGTGCCAACAGTGTGGGTCGCGACCGTCTGCTCGCGGTCATCGAACAGTACGGCGCCGACACCGTCAAGGCCGTGATGAAGCGCATGATGGCCGACGCCGAGAGCCGGTTGCGCGCCAAGCTGACCGACCTGCCCGACGGCACCTGGCACGCCACCGGCTACCAGGATCAGGCGCAGACCGGCGACCGTGCGGTCCACAAGATCACCGTCGCGATGACCAAGCAGGCCGATCACCTGTCGTTCGACTTCACCGGCACCGACCCGCAGACCGGTGTCATCAACTGCACCTACGCCGGCATGCGCGGCGGGGTGATGCTGGCGCTGCTGCCGATCCTGGCCGGCGACATCCCGTGGTCGGCAGGCGGATTGATGCGCTGCTTCGACCTGATCGCGGAGGAGGGGACGATCAACAACGCCACCTTCCCGGCCGCGGTCAGTCGCGGGCCGATCGGTCCGGCCTGGCTGACCGGCAACCTGATCGCCGAATGTCTGGCGCAGATGCTGGACCGGCACCTCGAACTCGGCAAGAACGTGCAGGCGTCGTGCTGCGGCACCTGGGACACCGCCGTCGTCGCCGGTCTCGACGAACGCGGCGAACAACCGGTGCCATTCCTGAACATCATGATGGAGCCGATGGCCGGTGGCTACGGCGCGCGACCGGTTGCCGACGGCATGGACACCGGCGGCCTGTTCTGCATCCCGATGGGCCGCATCCCCGACACCGAGATGACCGAGTTCCTCTACCCGCTGCTGACCCTGTGGCGCCGTGAGGAACCCGACTCCGGCGGACCCGGCCGTCATCGCGGCGGTGTATCGGCCTCCCTGGCGGTCACCCCGTACGGGACGAGTCTGCCGATGGGGCTGGTGTTCGCGTCGGCGGGCAAGGCGGTCGCGCAGAACTCCGGACTCGCCGGCGGACTGCCGGGCAACACCGGCCTGGAGATCCTCGCGCGCGGGTCCGGGGTACAGGAGCTTTTGGCGCAGGGCACGATTCCCGGCACGCTCGACGATCTGTCCGGCGACAAGGAACTCGGCCCCTGCTACGCCGAGAGCTACCTGGCGCCCGGCGAGGTGCTGTACATGCACTGGCAGGGTGGTGGTGGCTACGGTGATCCACTGCGTCGCGAACCCGAGGCGGTAGCCGACGATGTCCGCAACGGCAAGGTCACCGCCACCGGCGCGCTTGAGAACTACGGCGTCGTGGTCGACGGCGGGCAGGTCGATGAGGCCGGCACCGAGAAGAAGCGCAACGAGTTGCGCGAGGTCCGCCGCGACCGATCCGACATCCCGCAGAGCCAGGAGGCGACGCTCGACCTCAGCCGTGCGCGCCGCCTCGACGACAACCTCGTCGAGGCCACCATCGGCGAGTCCCGTGTCGTCGGATGCGCGCACTGCGGACGGCTTCTCGGTGACAGCAAGTCCGGGCGACTCGACCTGGCCCGCTACGACGGTCCGTCGAGCGACGCCGGACCGCAGGTCACCTCCGACCCCGGTGAGTACGTCGACACCGAGGTCGTGTTCCGGCAGCAGTGCTGCCCCGGCTGCTGGACCGCGATCTACTCGGGTATCGTGCCCGTCGACCATCCGGATCGGGTCGCCGAACTCACGCAGCTGCTCCCCGCGGTGGCAGGCCGATGA